In Papaver somniferum cultivar HN1 chromosome 1, ASM357369v1, whole genome shotgun sequence, a genomic segment contains:
- the LOC113361664 gene encoding uncharacterized protein LOC113361664 — protein sequence MNAYNKQVALRDLIFAHKCWACGIQETKLTSLSRWFVWQLWFNDDFEFEFIPSQGNAGNSGGLLSIWDCSSLELLDKRMGVNYISVLLRFRDTGFKFILTNAYSPCDYNEREEFWRDMAEIRLWSNEAWCLFGDLNAVRSDAERNRDGGDVRNMGFLNDFIMEQELVDLPLNGGAFMWSNKHKDPLLCRLDRFMVCTTFDAKFSSATQTALVRTVSDHNALLFELFPTSRNTFGNVGKEEDELTEKINVLNLAEETARLHSTQLEERVELLVKLNNVKLTRARMAFQRAKVNGFKEGDRNTKFSHKMANAKRRRNCITKLEVAGRDVFNQEMIKDELQQYYTNLFTATSSISPSFDNMSFKRIEAGKQTWLERPFDETEVWEAIKKCGVNKAPGPDGYNVEFYKACWDFIKTEIMAAINEFHGKEKLD from the exons ATGAATGCCTATAACAAACAAGTTGCATTGAGAGATTTAATCTTTGCACATAAATGTTGGGCTTGTGGCATTCAAGAGACAAAGTTAACAAGTTTGTCTAGATGGTTTGTATGGCAATTGTGGTTCAATGATGATTTTGAATTTGAGTTCATCCCTTCTCAAGGCAATGCTGGCAATAGTGGTGGTTTATTGAGCATATGGGATTGTTCTTCTTTGGAATTGTTAGACAAGAGAATGGGGGTTAACTATATATCTGTTCTGCTGCGATTTAGAGACACAGGCTTTAAATTCATTCTTACTAATGCTTACTCTCCTTGTGACTACAATGAGAGGGAGGAATTCTGGAGAGATATGGCGGAAATAAGGCTGTGGTCAAATGAAGCGTGGTGTTTGTTTGGTGATTTGAACGCCGTAAGAAGCGATGCTGAAAGAAATAGAGATGGTGGAGATGTTAGAAATATGGGTTTTTTGAATGATTTTATTATGGAGCAGGAGCTTGTCGATCTTCCTCTGAATGGTGGAGCGTTTATGTGGAGCAACAAACACAAAGACCCTTTGTTATGCAGACTTGATAGGTTCATGGTTTGCACAACTTTTGACGCAAAATTCTCTTCGGCCACACAGACTGCTTTGGTAAGGACTGTGTCAGACCATAATGCACTTCTCTTTGAGTTATTTCCTACG AGCCGAAACACCTTTGGTAACGTGGGGAAAGAGGAAGATGAGCTTACGGAGAAGATTAACGTGCTGAATTTGGCGGAAGAGACTGCTAGATTGCATTCAACTCAATTAGAAGAAAGGGTTGAATTGTTGGTTAAGCTTAACAATGTTAAACTTACTAGAGCCAGAATGGCGTTTCAGAGAGCAAAAGTCAATGGCTTTAAAGAAGGAGATAGGAATACAAAGTTTTCCCATAAAATGGCAAATGCAAAACGAAGGAGAAATTGTATTACTAAGCTGGAGGTGGCCGGGAGGGATGTATTTAATCAAGAAATGATAAAGGATGAATTACAACAGTACTATACAAATCTATTTACAGCTACATCTTCAATTTCACCTTCTTTTGATAATATGAGCTTTAAGAGAATTGAAGCGGGGAAGCAAACCTGGTTGGAAAGACCATTTGATGAGACTGAAGTATGGGAGGCTATTAAGAAATGTGGAGTTAACAAGGCTCCAGGGCCAGATGGATATAATGTAGAGTTCTACAAAGCTTGCTGGGACTTTATCAAGACGGAGATTATGGCTGCTATTAATGAATTTCACGGTAAAGAGAAATTAGATTGA
- the LOC113317313 gene encoding endochitinase EP3-like: protein MVGFNAVNLIALLGILLATLLQTVLGQNCDCAPDLCCTRNGMCGLGEKFCGVACLEGPCYAIFPVSDIVTVEFFDGIRNGAEDTCPGLDFYWRDTFLDALKSYTLFGQEGTTDDSKREIAAFFAHVTYETGSFCKIEEIDGQSKDYCIEESEKYPCAPGKQYYGRGPLQLSWNFNYGFAGESIGFDGLNAPETVANDSVISFKTALWFWMNNAHSLINSDQGFGGTTRAIAQACNGEEARINYYKSYCEQFGVSPGDNLTC from the exons ATGGTAGGATTCAACGCTGTAAACCTGATAGCCCTGCTCGGAATCCTCTTGGCAACTTTGTTGCAGACAGTTTTGGGTCAAAATTGTGATTGTGCACCAGACTTATGTTGTACTCGAAATGGAATGTGTGGCTTAGGTGAAAAGTTTTGCGGCGTTGCTTGTTTAGAAGGTCCATGCTATGCTATTTTTCCGGTTTCAGATATCGTAACAGTTGAATTTTTCGATGGGATTAGGAATGGAGCAGAAGATACATGCCCAGGGTTGGATTTCTATTGGCGTGATACGTTTCTGGATGCCCTAAAGTCGTATACTCTGTTTGGTCAAGAAGGGACTACGGATGACTCGAAACGAGAAATTGCTGCATTCTTTGCTCATGTAACTTATGAAACTGGAA GTTTTTGTAAGATTGAAGAAATAGATGGTCAAAGCAAGGATTATTGCATTGAGGAGAGCGAGAAATATCCCTGTGCGCCCGGGAAACAATACTATGGCAGAGGACCGCTTCAGTTGTCTTGGAATTTTAACTATGGTTTTGCAGGAGAGAGTATTGGTTTTGATGGTCTCAACGCTCCTGAAACTGTCGCTAATGATTCCGTTATCTCTTTCAAAACAGCTTTGTGGTTTTGGATGAACAATGCGCATTCGTTGATCAATTCAGATCAAGGATTTGGGGGGACTACTCGTGCGATTGCACAAGCGTGTAATGGGGAAGAGGCCAGGATCAATTACTATAAGAGTTACTGTGAACAATTTGGTGTGTCACCTGGGGATAACCTAACTTGTTAA